A region from the Sphingopyxis lindanitolerans genome encodes:
- a CDS encoding heparinase II/III family protein gives MEGRPPISAPSSPIPDPGDDAAPIDDSIEPGKRLIRLPADKGLSLGDRLANQITRLTWRTPLHAFRLKGRFPLKLLGVPADPVPGDMRAGTAIRAGHFLHRGLKLPLGKLDFAALTVAPAFADYLHSFAWLRDLAATGTRADGAPIAEAVVRQWLAAHGEMVGEPAWKADNTGWRILFWAAHAPLILSSSDLIYRSAVLNHLARAARHLDRVADKTRPGTGQLVAWIGIVAASLLMPGGEPRQIFGEAGLRKVIETSFYADGGNIARSPQAQLDAVMALAMLARVYDMRRIEVPPFVQEVLARAVPALLGLAHSDGGMGNWQGSGATSALHIQYVVAASGVRTRPLKQARDWGYQRVVANKVVLLADAAPPPIARVTEAGCASTLAFELSDGDERIVVNCGGAALTGATIPADLARGLRTTAAHSTLTIADSNSTAILPSGALGRGVTEVELDRRETPQGSRVEMSHDGYARRHGFIHRRLLILAPNGRELRGEDMLLPAPRSRRKGDKRFTLRFHLGRNLSASLTADRLGALLRIAGGPLWQFRTSEGALDIEESLWVDGDGRPHPTEQLVVTGTAPAGGASIGWIFKHIG, from the coding sequence GTGGAGGGGAGACCGCCCATCTCTGCCCCATCCAGCCCGATTCCCGATCCGGGCGACGACGCCGCGCCGATCGACGACAGCATCGAGCCGGGCAAGCGGCTGATCCGCCTGCCCGCCGACAAGGGGCTGTCGCTCGGCGATCGCCTCGCCAACCAGATCACCCGCCTGACCTGGCGCACGCCGCTCCACGCCTTTCGCCTGAAAGGGCGCTTTCCGCTGAAGCTGCTCGGCGTGCCGGCCGATCCCGTGCCCGGCGACATGCGCGCGGGCACCGCGATCCGCGCCGGTCATTTCCTGCATCGCGGGCTGAAGCTGCCGCTCGGCAAGCTCGATTTCGCCGCGCTCACCGTCGCGCCGGCCTTTGCCGACTATCTCCACAGCTTCGCCTGGCTGCGCGACCTTGCCGCGACCGGCACCCGCGCCGACGGCGCCCCGATCGCCGAGGCGGTCGTCCGCCAGTGGCTCGCCGCGCATGGCGAGATGGTCGGCGAACCCGCATGGAAAGCCGACAACACCGGCTGGCGCATCCTGTTCTGGGCCGCGCATGCGCCGCTGATCCTGTCGTCGAGCGACCTTATCTATCGCTCGGCGGTGCTCAACCATCTCGCCCGCGCCGCGCGGCATCTCGACCGCGTCGCCGACAAGACGCGCCCCGGCACCGGCCAGCTCGTCGCGTGGATCGGCATCGTCGCCGCGTCGCTGTTGATGCCCGGCGGCGAGCCGCGCCAGATTTTCGGCGAAGCCGGCCTCCGCAAGGTCATCGAGACGAGCTTCTATGCCGACGGCGGCAATATCGCGCGCTCGCCGCAGGCGCAGCTCGACGCCGTGATGGCGCTGGCGATGCTCGCGCGCGTCTATGACATGCGCCGCATCGAGGTGCCGCCCTTCGTGCAGGAGGTGCTGGCGCGCGCCGTTCCCGCGCTGCTCGGCCTCGCCCACAGCGACGGCGGCATGGGCAATTGGCAGGGCAGCGGCGCGACGTCCGCGCTGCATATCCAATATGTCGTCGCCGCGAGCGGCGTGCGGACCCGCCCGCTCAAACAGGCCCGCGACTGGGGCTATCAGCGGGTCGTCGCGAACAAGGTCGTGCTGCTCGCCGACGCCGCGCCGCCGCCGATCGCGCGAGTGACCGAAGCGGGCTGCGCCTCGACCCTCGCGTTCGAACTGTCGGACGGCGACGAGCGCATCGTCGTCAATTGCGGCGGCGCGGCGCTGACCGGCGCGACGATCCCCGCCGATCTGGCGCGCGGTCTCCGCACCACCGCCGCCCATTCGACGCTGACCATTGCCGACAGCAACTCGACCGCGATCCTGCCGAGCGGCGCGCTCGGCCGCGGGGTCACCGAGGTCGAGCTCGACCGGCGCGAGACGCCGCAGGGCAGCCGCGTCGAGATGAGCCACGACGGCTATGCCCGCCGCCACGGCTTCATCCACCGCCGCCTGCTGATCCTGGCCCCCAACGGCCGCGAGCTGCGCGGCGAGGACATGCTGCTCCCCGCCCCGCGCAGCCGCCGCAAGGGCGACAAGCGTTTCACGCTGCGCTTTCACCTGGGCCGCAACCTGTCGGCGAGCCTGACCGCCGACAGACTGGGCGCGTTGCTGCGTATCGCGGGCGGACCGCTGTGGCAGTTCCGCACCTCCGAAGGCGCGCTCGACATCGAGGAAAGCCTGTGGGTCGACGGCGACGGCCGCCCGCACCCGACCGAACAGCTCGTCGTTACCGGCACCGCGCCGGCCGGCGGCGCCAGCATCGGCTGGATTTTCAAGCATATCGGCTGA
- a CDS encoding SMP-30/gluconolactonase/LRE family protein, whose amino-acid sequence MAQLFLDAGAMLGESPRWHAAEARLYWVDIDAQRIHRTDPATGDTETMQLGCPVGCVAPRAGGGLVMGLKDGCALTDAWGEEPRAFGPQMLAGIPEQRFNDGCVDAAGRFWVGSVTSDKSNPGAMLFRLDPDGSLTPMIGGLLTSNGAAFSPDGDTFYHADTPTHAINAYAVDPATGLLGEGRLFHRFEQGKGRPDGGTVDAEGCYWSALWDGWRVVRLSPAGELLQTVELPVQRPSMIAIGGADMRTAFVTSAGKTLTDEERARQPHAGGLFTFRVDVPGLVQPGFGG is encoded by the coding sequence ATGGCCCAACTTTTCCTCGACGCCGGCGCGATGCTCGGCGAATCGCCGCGCTGGCACGCCGCCGAAGCGCGCCTCTATTGGGTCGACATCGACGCGCAGCGCATCCACCGCACCGACCCGGCGACGGGGGATACCGAGACGATGCAACTCGGCTGCCCGGTCGGCTGCGTCGCGCCGCGCGCCGGCGGCGGGCTGGTCATGGGGCTCAAGGACGGTTGCGCGCTGACCGACGCCTGGGGCGAGGAACCGCGTGCCTTTGGTCCGCAGATGCTGGCGGGCATCCCCGAACAGCGCTTCAACGACGGATGCGTCGATGCCGCGGGCCGTTTCTGGGTCGGCAGCGTGACGAGCGACAAATCCAACCCGGGCGCCATGCTTTTCCGCCTCGACCCCGACGGATCGCTGACACCGATGATCGGCGGGCTGCTCACCAGCAACGGCGCCGCCTTCAGCCCCGATGGCGACACCTTCTATCACGCCGACACGCCGACCCACGCGATCAACGCCTATGCCGTCGATCCTGCGACCGGCCTGCTCGGCGAAGGGCGGCTGTTCCACCGGTTCGAGCAGGGCAAGGGCCGCCCCGACGGCGGCACCGTCGATGCCGAGGGATGTTATTGGTCGGCGCTGTGGGACGGCTGGCGCGTCGTGCGCCTGTCGCCCGCGGGCGAGCTGCTCCAGACCGTCGAACTGCCGGTCCAGCGCCCCTCGATGATCGCGATCGGCGGGGCGGACATGCGGACCGCTTTCGTCACCAGCGCGGGCAAGACTCTGACCGACGAAGAACGCGCGCGCCAGCCGCACGCGGGCGGACTCTTCACCTTCCGCGTCGATGTGCCGGGGCTCGTGCAGCCGGGGTTCGGGGGCTGA
- a CDS encoding acetyl-CoA C-acetyltransferase, producing the protein MATAYIVDAVRTAGGKRGGRLAGVHPVDLGAAVFDAIAERNDFDTSKIDDVITGCVSQGGQQTGDLGRYAVLASKLPDSIPAVTIDRQCGSSQQAMQFAAQGILSGTQDIVLASGIESMSRVPMGSTAMLYMKEGMGNYKSPRLEEKYPGLMFSQFAGAEMIVQKHGFTKADLDAFALESHRRAKVATEAGRFQKEIVGIEIETPEGKDIHLVDEGIRFDATLEGIAGVKLLQEGGSITAASASQICDGASAVLICSEQALKDHGLTPRARIHHVSVTAGDPVIMLEEPLFATERALKKAGMTIGDIDAYEVNEAFAPVPLAWLKYLGADPARINVHGGAIALGHPLGASGAKLMATLLGVLDATGGKYGLQTMCEGGGQANVTIVERL; encoded by the coding sequence ATGGCTACTGCTTATATCGTCGATGCCGTCCGCACCGCTGGCGGCAAGCGCGGCGGCCGGCTCGCCGGCGTCCACCCCGTCGACCTCGGCGCCGCGGTGTTCGACGCGATTGCGGAGCGCAATGATTTCGACACCTCGAAGATCGACGACGTGATCACTGGCTGCGTGTCGCAGGGCGGCCAGCAGACGGGGGATCTGGGGCGCTATGCCGTCCTCGCCTCGAAACTGCCCGACAGCATCCCCGCGGTTACGATCGACCGCCAATGCGGTTCGTCGCAGCAGGCGATGCAATTCGCGGCGCAGGGCATTTTGTCGGGAACGCAGGACATCGTCCTCGCCAGCGGCATCGAAAGCATGTCGCGCGTGCCCATGGGCTCGACCGCGATGCTCTATATGAAGGAAGGCATGGGCAATTATAAGTCGCCGCGGCTCGAGGAAAAATATCCCGGCCTCATGTTCAGCCAGTTCGCGGGCGCCGAGATGATCGTCCAGAAGCACGGCTTCACCAAGGCCGACCTCGACGCCTTCGCGCTCGAAAGCCATCGCCGCGCCAAGGTGGCGACCGAGGCGGGCCGCTTCCAGAAGGAAATCGTCGGCATCGAGATCGAAACCCCCGAGGGCAAGGATATCCACCTTGTCGACGAGGGCATCCGCTTCGACGCGACGCTCGAAGGCATTGCGGGCGTCAAGCTGCTCCAGGAAGGCGGTTCGATCACCGCCGCTTCGGCGAGCCAGATTTGCGACGGCGCCTCGGCGGTGCTGATCTGCTCGGAACAGGCGCTGAAAGACCATGGCCTGACCCCGCGCGCGCGCATCCACCATGTGTCGGTGACCGCGGGCGATCCGGTCATCATGCTTGAGGAGCCGCTGTTCGCGACCGAACGCGCGCTGAAGAAGGCGGGGATGACGATCGGCGATATCGACGCCTATGAAGTCAACGAGGCGTTCGCGCCGGTGCCGCTCGCCTGGCTCAAATATCTCGGCGCCGACCCGGCGCGGATCAACGTCCATGGCGGCGCGATCGCGCTCGGCCACCCGCTCGGCGCTAGCGGCGCCAAGCTGATGGCGACCCTGCTCGGCGTGCTCGACGCGACCGGCGGCAAATATGGTCTCCAGACGATGTGCGAAGGCGGCGGCCAGGCCAACGTCACCATCGTCGAGCGGCTTTAA
- a CDS encoding SPFH domain-containing protein yields MVDTGTPALNRSRETRANTQSGYLMLLIWLVLLGVAIWAGASNIGSDGADWNWTWALVVVSAVAGTIILCGFYLINPNEAAAIQLFGAYKGTDRESGLRWVLPWLSRKKIAVRANNVISDKIKVNDLRGNPIEMAAQVVWRVTDTAQALFDVDDYKEFVMAQMEAAVRSIGSRYPYDDIEHQEITLRGNHDEVGVELRKALIERLSVAGITVDECGLTHLAYAQEIAGAMLRRQQAEAVIAARKKLVEGAVTMVEMALTQLSEKNVVELDDERKAAMVSNLMVVLCGERDTQPVVNAGSLY; encoded by the coding sequence ATGGTCGATACGGGAACACCCGCGCTGAACCGCAGTCGCGAGACGCGCGCAAACACGCAGAGCGGTTATCTGATGCTGCTCATCTGGCTGGTGCTGCTTGGCGTCGCCATCTGGGCGGGGGCCTCCAATATCGGGAGCGACGGGGCCGATTGGAATTGGACATGGGCGCTGGTCGTCGTGAGCGCGGTCGCCGGGACGATCATCCTGTGCGGTTTCTACCTGATCAATCCCAACGAGGCGGCGGCGATCCAGTTGTTCGGCGCCTATAAGGGCACCGACCGCGAAAGCGGGCTGCGCTGGGTTCTGCCCTGGCTGTCGCGCAAGAAGATCGCGGTGCGCGCGAACAATGTCATTTCGGACAAGATCAAGGTCAACGACCTGCGCGGCAATCCGATCGAAATGGCGGCGCAGGTCGTATGGCGCGTCACCGACACCGCGCAGGCGCTGTTCGACGTCGACGATTACAAGGAATTCGTGATGGCGCAGATGGAGGCCGCGGTGCGCTCGATCGGATCGCGCTATCCCTATGACGATATCGAGCATCAGGAAATCACGCTGCGCGGCAACCATGACGAGGTCGGAGTCGAACTGCGCAAGGCGCTGATCGAACGGCTGAGCGTCGCGGGCATCACCGTCGACGAATGCGGTCTGACGCATTTGGCCTATGCGCAGGAAATCGCGGGCGCGATGCTCCGCCGCCAGCAGGCCGAAGCGGTGATCGCGGCGCGCAAGAAGCTGGTCGAAGGCGCGGTGACGATGGTCGAGATGGCGCTGACCCAACTCAGTGAGAAGAATGTCGTCGAACTCGACGACGAGCGCAAGGCGGCGATGGTGTCGAACCTGATGGTCGTCCTGTGCGGCGAGCGCGACACCCAGCCCGTCGTCAACGCCGGCTCGCTCTATTGA
- the rpe gene encoding ribulose-phosphate 3-epimerase, with the protein MTAAPSSVRIAPSILSADFARLGEEVRAIEAAGADWVHIDVMDGHFVPNLTIGPMVVKALRPHSALPFDVHLMISPVDGFLDAFAAAGADIITVHPEAGPHIHRSIQHIKSLGKQAGVSLNPATPAKMLDYLIDDIDLVLIMSVNPGFGGQSFISSQLRKIEAVRKMIEKSGRDIRLEVDGGIDAGTAPLAIAAGADVLVAGTATFKGGPDAYANNIRRLRGA; encoded by the coding sequence ATGACCGCCGCCCCGTCCTCCGTCCGCATCGCCCCCTCGATCCTCAGCGCCGATTTCGCGCGGCTGGGCGAGGAAGTGCGCGCGATCGAGGCGGCGGGGGCCGACTGGGTGCATATCGACGTGATGGACGGCCATTTCGTGCCGAATCTGACGATCGGCCCGATGGTCGTGAAGGCGCTGCGCCCGCATTCGGCGCTGCCCTTTGACGTCCATCTGATGATTTCGCCGGTGGACGGCTTCCTCGACGCTTTCGCCGCCGCGGGCGCCGACATCATCACCGTCCATCCCGAGGCGGGGCCGCATATCCACCGCAGCATCCAGCACATCAAGTCGCTCGGCAAGCAGGCGGGCGTCTCGCTCAACCCCGCGACTCCGGCGAAGATGCTCGACTATCTGATCGACGACATCGACCTTGTCCTGATCATGAGCGTCAATCCGGGTTTCGGCGGCCAGAGCTTCATCTCCAGCCAGCTTCGCAAGATCGAAGCAGTGCGGAAGATGATCGAGAAATCGGGCCGCGACATCCGGCTGGAAGTCGATGGCGGCATCGACGCAGGCACCGCGCCGCTCGCCATCGCGGCGGGCGCCGACGTCCTCGTCGCCGGGACCGCGACCTTCAAGGGCGGGCCCGACGCTTACGCCAACAATATCCGGCGCCTGCGCGGCGCCTGA
- a CDS encoding M3 family metallopeptidase, translated as MMPRRAQPFVRLSVLLASTAMLMGYSPMTIAAETAPTPAATADANPMLQPWTGPYEGVPPWDKLDPELFPDAFQKGMAEVKAEVQAVIDNPAEPTFENTHVPMQLAGETMDRVFALWGVQTSNKSNDRVEDIDAEWSPKLTTFYTELFLEPKLFARHKAVYDKRLTSGLNAQQIRIVERSYDEMVRDGANLSPANKAKLVDLNAKLEGLFSTFSSKLLGDEKLYTYVTDKTELDGLAPGFIASLADAAEAQGKPGQWAIKNTRSSAQPVLQSAANRALREKVWRAFVNRGDNGDANDTNATIADILKLRQERAVLLGFATHANYRMADTMAKTPENAMGLMMKVWPAAVARVHEEVADMQAIADAEAKAGKGPKVTIEPWDYRYYAEKVRKAKYDLDESEVKPYLQLDKLRDAMFWEAGQLYDLGFRENTGTIPVFDPKVKTFEVYNLKTNANVGVLYLDNFARDGKRSGAWMTTYRSEQGLGGERNVLASNNNNFTEGSKGEPTLVSLDDATTLFHEFGHGIHYLLQHVYYPALAGVPRDFVEYPSQVNENWLMTPEVLSKFATHYQTGEPMPQALVDKILASNKFNQGFETVEYLASAILDMKLHDRKVPVTDIDKFERETLAEIGMPKEIVMRHRLPQFGHLFSSDAYSAGYYSYLWSETMDADTWAAFQEAGGPWDRKVADRFRTILLMTGNETDRAEAYRAFRGRDPDVKALLRKRGFPTE; from the coding sequence ATGATGCCGCGCCGCGCGCAGCCTTTTGTCCGTTTGTCGGTCCTGCTTGCATCGACCGCCATGTTGATGGGTTATAGTCCGATGACCATTGCCGCCGAAACCGCCCCAACGCCCGCCGCGACCGCGGATGCGAACCCGATGCTCCAGCCGTGGACCGGCCCCTATGAGGGGGTGCCGCCGTGGGACAAGCTCGACCCCGAACTCTTCCCCGACGCCTTCCAGAAGGGCATGGCCGAAGTGAAGGCCGAGGTGCAGGCGGTGATCGACAATCCCGCCGAACCGACATTCGAAAATACCCACGTCCCGATGCAACTCGCGGGCGAGACGATGGACCGGGTCTTCGCGCTGTGGGGCGTCCAGACCTCGAACAAGTCGAACGACCGTGTCGAGGACATCGACGCCGAATGGAGCCCCAAGCTCACCACATTCTATACCGAGCTGTTCCTCGAACCCAAGCTTTTCGCCCGCCACAAGGCGGTCTATGACAAGCGCCTGACCAGCGGCCTCAACGCCCAGCAGATCCGCATCGTCGAGCGCAGCTATGACGAGATGGTGCGCGACGGCGCGAACCTGTCGCCCGCGAACAAGGCGAAGCTCGTCGATTTGAACGCGAAGCTCGAAGGCCTGTTCTCGACCTTTTCGTCGAAGCTGCTCGGCGACGAAAAGCTCTATACCTATGTGACCGACAAGACCGAGCTCGACGGGCTAGCGCCGGGTTTCATCGCTTCGCTCGCCGACGCCGCCGAAGCGCAGGGCAAGCCCGGCCAGTGGGCGATCAAGAACACCCGTTCGTCGGCGCAGCCGGTGCTGCAAAGCGCGGCGAACCGCGCGCTGCGCGAGAAGGTGTGGCGCGCGTTCGTCAATCGCGGCGACAATGGCGACGCGAACGACACCAACGCGACGATCGCCGACATATTGAAACTGCGCCAGGAGCGCGCGGTGCTGCTCGGTTTCGCGACCCACGCGAACTACCGCATGGCCGACACGATGGCGAAGACCCCCGAAAACGCCATGGGCCTGATGATGAAGGTGTGGCCCGCCGCGGTCGCGCGCGTCCATGAGGAGGTCGCCGACATGCAGGCGATCGCCGACGCCGAGGCGAAGGCCGGCAAGGGACCGAAGGTCACGATCGAGCCGTGGGACTATCGCTATTATGCGGAGAAGGTCCGCAAGGCGAAATACGACCTCGATGAAAGCGAGGTGAAACCCTATCTCCAGCTCGACAAGCTGCGCGACGCGATGTTCTGGGAGGCGGGGCAACTCTATGACCTCGGCTTCCGCGAAAACACCGGCACGATCCCCGTCTTCGATCCCAAGGTGAAGACGTTCGAGGTCTACAACCTCAAGACGAACGCCAATGTCGGCGTCCTCTATCTCGACAATTTCGCGCGCGACGGGAAGCGCTCGGGCGCGTGGATGACGACCTATCGCAGCGAACAGGGGCTCGGCGGCGAACGCAATGTTCTGGCGTCGAACAACAATAATTTCACCGAGGGCTCGAAGGGCGAGCCGACGCTGGTCAGCCTCGACGATGCGACCACCCTGTTTCACGAATTCGGGCACGGCATCCATTATCTGCTGCAGCACGTCTATTACCCCGCGCTCGCCGGGGTGCCGCGCGACTTCGTCGAATATCCGAGCCAGGTGAACGAGAATTGGCTGATGACGCCCGAGGTGCTGTCGAAATTCGCGACACACTATCAGACCGGCGAGCCGATGCCGCAAGCGCTGGTCGACAAGATTCTCGCCTCGAACAAGTTCAACCAGGGGTTCGAGACGGTCGAATATCTGGCGAGCGCGATCCTCGACATGAAGCTCCACGACCGCAAGGTGCCGGTGACCGATATCGACAAGTTCGAGCGCGAGACGCTTGCCGAAATCGGCATGCCGAAGGAAATCGTCATGCGGCACCGCCTGCCGCAATTCGGCCACCTGTTCAGCAGCGACGCCTATTCGGCGGGCTATTATAGCTATCTCTGGTCCGAAACGATGGACGCCGACACCTGGGCGGCGTTCCAGGAGGCCGGCGGGCCATGGGACCGCAAGGTCGCCGACAGGTTCCGCACCATATTGCTGATGACGGGCAACGAGACCGACCGCGCCGAAGCCTATCGCGCCTTCCGCGGGCGCGATCCCGACGTCAAGGCCTTGCTCAGAAAGCGCGGTTTTCCGACCGAATAG
- a CDS encoding toxin-antitoxin system HicB family antitoxin has product MPAPAKKAFALRLDPALFAAIERLASVELRSANAEIEILLREALARRGVSVKQSDAPKRGRPPGKES; this is encoded by the coding sequence ATGCCCGCGCCAGCCAAGAAAGCCTTTGCCCTCCGCCTCGATCCGGCACTCTTCGCCGCGATCGAGCGGCTGGCCTCGGTCGAACTGCGCAGCGCCAATGCCGAGATCGAAATCCTGCTGCGCGAAGCGCTGGCCCGCCGCGGCGTGAGCGTGAAACAGTCGGACGCGCCGAAACGCGGCCGCCCGCCCGGAAAGGAAAGCTGA
- a CDS encoding acyl-CoA dehydrogenase family protein, which produces MSLDNLSRSAYTDDHEAFRATVRQFLEKEVAPHQAQWAEDGIVPKSIWPKAGELGMLCPTVPEAYGGLGLDFGYNAIVDEESAYYGRVTTGFSLQSDIVTSYIVKYGSEEQKKHWLPKMVAGEVITAIAMTEPGTGSDLQGMRTTAKKDGNHYVINGSKTYITNGQNADLILVCVKTDTEVQPAWKGVSIVLVEADREGYKRGRNLDKIGQDEADTSEMFFEDVRVPITNCLGEEGQGFIYLMSELPQERLSIAVSAQASAQRAFDDTVEFTRDRKAFGKPILDFQNTRFVLADLKTKLQVGWAHLDWALARHLKKELTPEEGAAAKLWHTELQWEMMDKCLQLHGGAGYMNEYPIARAWRAARVTRIFGGTNEIMKELIGRKL; this is translated from the coding sequence ATGTCGCTCGATAATCTCTCGCGCTCGGCCTACACCGACGATCATGAGGCGTTTCGCGCCACGGTGCGCCAGTTCCTCGAAAAGGAAGTCGCGCCCCACCAGGCGCAATGGGCCGAGGACGGGATCGTTCCCAAGTCGATCTGGCCCAAGGCGGGCGAACTCGGCATGCTCTGCCCGACGGTTCCCGAAGCCTATGGCGGCCTCGGCCTCGATTTCGGCTATAATGCGATCGTCGATGAGGAAAGCGCCTATTACGGCCGCGTGACGACGGGCTTTTCGCTCCAGTCCGACATCGTCACCAGCTATATCGTCAAATATGGCAGCGAAGAGCAGAAGAAGCACTGGCTGCCCAAGATGGTCGCGGGCGAGGTGATCACCGCGATCGCGATGACCGAACCGGGCACTGGCAGCGATCTTCAGGGGATGCGCACGACCGCGAAGAAGGATGGCAATCACTATGTCATCAACGGGTCGAAAACCTATATCACCAACGGCCAGAACGCCGACCTGATCCTAGTGTGCGTCAAGACCGATACCGAGGTCCAGCCGGCGTGGAAGGGCGTGTCGATCGTGCTCGTCGAGGCCGATCGCGAAGGTTACAAGCGCGGCCGCAACCTCGACAAGATCGGGCAGGATGAGGCCGATACGTCGGAGATGTTCTTCGAGGACGTCCGTGTGCCGATCACCAACTGTCTTGGCGAAGAGGGGCAGGGCTTCATCTATCTGATGAGCGAGCTGCCGCAGGAACGGCTGTCGATCGCGGTGTCGGCGCAGGCGTCGGCGCAGCGCGCGTTCGACGACACGGTCGAATTCACCCGCGACCGCAAGGCGTTCGGCAAGCCGATCCTCGATTTCCAGAACACGCGCTTCGTCCTCGCCGACCTCAAGACCAAGCTGCAGGTCGGCTGGGCGCATCTCGACTGGGCGCTCGCCCGCCACCTGAAAAAGGAGCTGACCCCCGAAGAGGGCGCCGCGGCGAAGCTGTGGCACACCGAGCTTCAGTGGGAAATGATGGACAAATGCCTCCAGCTTCACGGCGGCGCAGGCTATATGAACGAATATCCGATCGCCCGTGCCTGGCGCGCGGCGCGCGTGACGCGCATCTTCGGCGGCACGAACGAGATCATGAAGGAACTGATCGGGCGGAAACTTTAA
- the purH gene encoding bifunctional phosphoribosylaminoimidazolecarboxamide formyltransferase/IMP cyclohydrolase, translating to MTDLVPVRRALLSVSDKAGLAELAAALTRHGVELVSTGGTAKALREAGHDVLDVADLTGFPEMMDGRVKTLHPTVHGGILAVRDDAAHVAAMEAHGIGAIDLVVVNLYPFAATVAKGAARDEIIENIDIGGPAMVRSAAKNHAFVNIVTEPEDYAAVMAEMDANGGATTLALRRRLAATAFAHTATYDGMIASWFAFADQGKLFPDTLPLTAKLSTELRYGENPHQQAALYLPAGPASRGIAQAQQVQGKELSYNNINDADAALELVAEFREAGPTCVIVKHANPCGVASAATIAEAYDAALACDDVSAFGGIIAVNRPLDGATAEAISGIFTEVVCAPDADADARAVFAKKKNLRLLLTGELPDPARGGLVMKTIAGGWLAQARDNGRITRADLKVVTERAPTEEELADALFAWTIAKHVKSNAIVYAKGGSTAGIGAGQMNRRDSARIAAVKAREAAETHGWAQPRTVGSAVASDAFFPFADGLLAAVEAGATCVIQPGGSIRDDEVIAAANEAGLAMLFTGMRHFRH from the coding sequence ATGACCGATCTCGTCCCCGTCCGCCGCGCCCTTCTGTCCGTCAGCGACAAGGCTGGCCTCGCCGAGCTTGCCGCCGCGCTCACGCGCCACGGCGTCGAGCTGGTGTCGACCGGCGGCACCGCGAAGGCGCTGCGCGAGGCGGGGCACGACGTTCTCGACGTCGCCGACCTCACCGGCTTTCCCGAGATGATGGACGGCCGCGTCAAGACGCTGCACCCGACCGTCCATGGCGGCATCCTCGCGGTGCGCGACGATGCCGCGCATGTCGCCGCGATGGAGGCGCACGGCATCGGCGCGATCGACCTGGTCGTCGTCAACCTCTACCCCTTCGCCGCCACGGTCGCGAAGGGCGCGGCGCGCGACGAGATCATCGAGAATATCGACATCGGCGGCCCCGCGATGGTGCGCTCGGCGGCCAAGAACCACGCCTTCGTAAACATCGTCACCGAGCCCGAGGATTATGCCGCGGTGATGGCGGAGATGGACGCCAACGGCGGCGCGACGACGCTCGCCTTGCGGAGGCGCCTCGCCGCGACGGCCTTTGCCCACACCGCGACCTATGACGGGATGATCGCGAGCTGGTTCGCCTTTGCCGACCAGGGCAAGCTGTTCCCCGACACACTGCCGCTGACCGCCAAGCTGTCCACCGAGCTGCGCTATGGCGAGAATCCGCACCAGCAGGCCGCGCTCTACCTGCCCGCCGGTCCTGCATCGCGCGGCATCGCGCAGGCGCAGCAGGTCCAGGGCAAGGAACTCAGCTATAATAATATCAACGACGCCGACGCTGCGCTCGAACTGGTCGCCGAATTTCGCGAAGCCGGCCCGACCTGCGTCATCGTCAAGCACGCCAACCCGTGCGGCGTCGCGAGCGCGGCGACGATCGCCGAGGCCTATGACGCGGCGCTGGCATGCGACGATGTCTCGGCGTTCGGCGGGATCATCGCGGTCAACCGGCCGCTCGACGGCGCGACCGCCGAAGCGATCAGCGGCATTTTCACCGAAGTCGTCTGCGCCCCCGATGCCGACGCCGACGCGCGCGCGGTGTTCGCGAAGAAGAAGAATCTGCGCCTGCTGCTCACCGGCGAACTGCCCGACCCGGCGCGCGGCGGACTGGTGATGAAGACGATCGCGGGTGGCTGGCTCGCGCAGGCCCGCGACAATGGCCGCATCACCCGCGCCGACCTGAAAGTCGTCACCGAGCGCGCGCCGACCGAGGAGGAACTCGCCGACGCGCTGTTCGCCTGGACGATCGCCAAGCATGTGAAATCGAACGCCATCGTCTATGCCAAGGGCGGATCGACCGCGGGCATCGGCGCCGGGCAGATGAACCGCCGCGACAGCGCGCGCATCGCGGCGGTGAAGGCGCGCGAGGCGGCCGAGACGCACGGCTGGGCGCAGCCGCGCACCGTCGGCAGCGCGGTCGCGAGCGACGCCTTCTTCCCCTTCGCCGACGGGCTGCTCGCGGCGGTCGAGGCGGGCGCGACGTGCGTGATCCAGCCGGGCGGATCGATCCGCGACGACGAGGTGATCGCGGCGGCGAACGAAGCCGGACTGGCGATGCTGTTCACCGGGATGCGGCATTTCCGGCATTGA